AGAAAAATCAAGACTAGAAATGCAATATGAAAATTTCTTAAACCCCATTTGTGTAACAAAAGAAAGTGATCCACGGTTCATACCCATTAACCCGGTTGTCTTTTCATCTTCATCTGAATTACTACTAAAACCCGAATCCATTGACCCGAATATAGTATCCGAAAAATTTGACCCGGACCCGGACCCACCAAAAGCAAACGTATCCATTGCCAGATTCCCTTCTGATGACGTGGCATCCGCATATGACAGCACTGCATGGCATAAATTTTTGGAGTCACAAGAGGCTGGAATGGAAAAATCTTGTGTTCGGGTCGTGCATGTTGGTGAAGAGCAAGAAATGGGTCGGTAAGAACTTGATCGGGTCGGGTCGAAAACGGGTCGGGTCGAGTTGGAAATGGATCGGGTCGAGTTGGAATGTAACCATGAGAGTTCACTACCTGTGTCTAGTACCATGGTAACGTTTTGTGGTGGTGTACCTACTGATAGGGAGACTGTAAGAGTGATGTTGTGTGTAAATGGGAGTTTGTTTGGTGCTTTAGGGAAGGACTTAGATGAGATTTCTTGAGTTTTTAGTGGTAAAATCAACAATGGTGGAGGAGTTTGAGTAGTGAAGTTGCTGGAGGAAAAACATTTCAGGTGTTGGTCTAACAAGAACAGGAAGTTCAGTATGAAAAAGAAGGGAACTTTCATGGTGAATTAAATTACTGAAAGAGCAAATTTGAGCTGATTAAAAAAGGACAGAAAGAATTAAAAAATTGACCTTTTTAAACTCTATCTGTAACTCACTAGAGGCccaagaaacaaagaaaagacAGTGTACGAACCAGATATCCAGCGAGAAGGAAAAAAAAGGATTGAATAGAGAAATTTCCGAGCATTTGGTGATCTCAGATGTGTCGATATTAATGGTGAAGTATTCTTTGCGTAAGAATGGACTAAGGATGTGTTGTGGGTTTTGGGGACAGAAGCTATGTGAGAGGAATAAGGAAGGAATCTGAAATTTCTATGGTGGTGGTAGACTTGAGTTCAGGTTTAATGTCGACAGGAAAAAAACGTTAGACAATAAATCTTGAAGCGAAATTGGTCATAGCCATTAAAGTAAGCAGTAATGTGGGAGGTTGTTGCGAGGTCGTACTGAGGAATTTAAAGGGattgtttggttgctggttagaaaTAGGATTATTCATGTACTCTTACGACTAAACATATAATTTTTATGCCGTCTGTTTAAATTTGTTTGTCTTGACTTAACTTGGTTGGAATTTAAGAAAGTAAATAAATTAATCTTTATAGTCTTagcaggcgtttggccatagataccaaaagtaaattcacttttttttttaatttttgaagttggagttgtgtttggctataattttttaaattgtaatttttggtgaaatgtaataGGCGTTTGAcaataagaattattcactttattccggaatttttttcacttttcagcgtttggccataagaattctgaatacaacttgaagttgtattccggaataccaaaaactcaaaaaatttatttttcaaaaaatttcacttttttacaactacatttcaccaaaaactataatttcaaaaactatggccaaacacaactccaactccaaaattccaaaaaaattgatttttttttttgatttctatggacaaacggggccatAGTTGTAAAACAgtgaaaaaagtttttttttttaaaaataagttttttgagtttttggtattccggaatacaacttcaagttgtattcggaatattaaggccaaacgcccaaaagtgaaaaaaaattctgaaaaaaagtgaataatttttatgacc
The nucleotide sequence above comes from Lycium barbarum isolate Lr01 chromosome 3, ASM1917538v2, whole genome shotgun sequence. Encoded proteins:
- the LOC132630403 gene encoding aspartic proteinase PCS1 encodes the protein MKVPFFFILNFLFLLDQHLKCFSSSNFTTQTPPPLLILPLKTQEISSKSFPKAPNKLPFTHNITLTVSLSVGTPPQNVTMVLDTGSELSWLHSNSTRSISNSTRPVFDPTRSSSYRPISCSSPTCTTRTQDFSIPASCDSKNLCHAVLSYADATSSEGNLAMDTFAFGGSGSGSNFSDTIFGSMDSGFSSNSDEDEKTTGLMGMNRGSLSFVTQMGFKKFSYCISSLDFSGVLLLGESNFTFFLPLNYTPLVEISLPLPYFDRVAYTIQLEGIKVKDKLLPIPKSVFVPDHTGAGQTMVDSGTQFTFLLGPAYTALRNEFLNQTMGTLKVFEDQDFVFQGAMDLCYRVPINQTRLPTLPSVSLVFRGAEITVSGERLLYRVPGEIREKDSIHCFTFGNSELVAIEAYIIGHHHQQNVWVEYDLEKSRIGFAQVRCDLASQRFGLFR